The genomic interval CTGATTCCACGCCGCTTTCTTACCTTGCACAGCAATCCATCTCCCCTAGATCGCCGTGTTCTCTGAACGTACATTGCGGCCTTTATGGAGTCGTGAAACAGTCGGTCGTAACAGAGGGAGTAGTCGTTTATGGCTTCCCAGAGGTAGAAGAGGACAGTGAAATAGAAAATAAGGTATCCATAGGTGACCTTAGGTATAAAAATCATTGCTGTGTAGGAAAATACGCAAATTCTGGTGATGAATAAAATGGTTTCTAGGAAGACCGCGCACAACATATATAGAAAGAAAAGAACTGCTATGAACGTGAACAGTTTTATGAAGTGCGCAAGAATCAGGTATATCGGGTTTCTTTTGGGCAGAGGTAAAGCAGAACAATAGCTTGTTATTACAAGACGTCCGAAAGATATTATTGGGAGACCGTAAATAATAAACGTCATAACCAATTCTACCGCACAAATGACAAAGTAAAGGGGAAAGAAAATTACAGTACAGCAAAAGCCGCTTCTATTGTAAATTCTCTGCAACCTAGCATGCTGAATAGCAATGGAAGTTTTCCAGAAACTAAAATTCAACACCATAAGGACCTGTGAAACTGTAAAACGATACAACAGCAAATATCCCGTTGAATTGTCTGTTGACCTAAGTGATCCAAAACGTttgatgtttttcaaattttcactCATGGGAGATAATTCTGTCTCACTAACATTTGCGCATGCGCCATATATTTTTGGCCTTAAACCTTTGGCGAGAAACTTAGGTATAGACTTTGGAATCATAAGCAGAACTGAGGTGATTACAACATAGCAAAACAGGGCTACAAAAGGACCACCAAGGAAGGGTAGGAAATTTGTTCTACTCATTTCGTAGCCCGTGATTATTGACCGCAGCCCATATGGAACGCCCAATTTCACGCTCGTCCTAATAAAACTTTGCAAATTTGACGAATCAACGTATGCCTGAAGGCCAATTATACTAAGGGTTACAATGGGAAATGAGACTCTTGTTAATCTGCCAACAACCAAACATAATAAACGTGTTTGCAACGTAACAGTGGCTCCCTTAAGAGAAGTGAGGGGCATAAATAGTGTTTGGAAAAAACTGACATGTTTTATCCCTCTAGTAAATACATCTTTGACGTGTGACATCCGTCCAGTTCTTCTTCCTGGCATCCGTCGTCGGATCCTTTGAAACTTTGTACTGTAAGGCTGGGCGGCACATATGTCGAGCGAGGatcatcaaatattttgtacgcgacaaaaaataaaagtattgggaagtaaacaaaaagaacaatggCTAACATTATGGGCACCATCCACGAAATAGTATCATACATGAATTCATATTCTGGACAGATAACATTACgttccatttttgttttattgaatctGTAATCACAGCAAACTTGTTCAATACCTTCGAACGGACATACAATGTTTTCACATATCACTTTCATGTACTCCGTAATGTTTCGTTTTCTTGTGTAACAATAGTAGCTTGGTCCGTACTTTTCCCCATCCGACAAATTGCTCATCAGCGCAAGAGTGATCCCATTCAGCGCGTTACTAATCGCCAGATCATCATCTTTATTTCCAACCGTCAAGTTGGAGCAATCACCACTTACTCGTTTCAAAGTAACCGATAGCACTTTAGGATGTCTCAGAACGGACTGATACAATATACCCATCGACCATATTCCAAACTCGATGGGCCATCTTAGGAACTCCTGGGCCCCGTCCTTACCCCAGAAAGTCCAGATCCAGATGTCCCCGTTAATGACATCCGGTTTGCTTCTTATTGTAATACCAGAACTACTATTGGCTTGCCGGAGTCCCAAAAAGACGTAATTGGATTCGTATCTCTGTATACTATACATAAAATAGTCCAATGAAAATCGACTCATTTCCATTTCACATTTCTTATTCCCTGTAGAGTTGTTAAAAGCAAGGTAGTTACTTCTGATAACACGTTTTTCTGCTTTATCCAAGGTActttttggattttttgttCCAATCAACtttgtatatgttttcaatGGCAACATATCCTTTGACAAGCCTACAGAGGTTTCATCTTCTTTCGTGGAAGAAAGCCCTTTTTGATCTGATGTTCTTTCCGGTGTTTTATCTTGTCGCTCATTTATCTGTAGCAGCGCTTGTTCCATCGTCCCCACTAATCCACCGAGAACCAAACAACATAAAAGAAGACGTGCTTCCATCATGTGAGCCAATTTGATCAAATCTGAAAAAATGGAACAACAATACTTGTTTCGTCATTGAGTTTTTCATGAAACACGGTTATCGCGTATTCTAACTgacaaacaatgttttttgttgtttaagatCAAAGTATATAtcttaaacttaacaaaaaacGTTATTAGTTTCAAGGTGACAcgcgtatttaaaatcaatacatacgcatgtttaacaaatatacagTTTGGGTGATTAatctacttactaaattatgataattggaaaatattaatgattgataacaagattgtaaccgtgtttttaatggctgaaaacgcacaaatattaaataaatggtgagtgctaaaagatttatagtgatcaactatcgtctcataaggtagatataccgtgttttctgcacctatctttcaaataaaacacagaatccttcataaaaaccattagttgcgatatatatatatatatatatataatatatatataatatatatatatatattatatatatatatatatatatcatttccggAAAGTTAAAACAATTCTGTTAATTTTGGTAggtcttatttgggagtaagagtgcattttttaTAGGTAACGTGCGTTGATATGATTTTATTCGaataaatgaaaacagaaagtaaaatatataaagaagaCATAAATACACTAAAGacaaatgtattcaatattcaCCAGAGTAGTTCCCCTTTAACAAGCTCCgtgttttttgtttaagaatatttcACACTAATTTTCGCATCTCTTAACGTGATTTATTCCAAATCTTTgccaaacaaaatatacaactgACACAATGTGTTATTAAACTCAAATGAATGCTACAATAGCATCGTGTATGCTTTAATTGcattcataattgttttaactCCAACTCCTTAGCAAAATATCTTccttattttacaatatatttgttcattattaaatgtgttgctttatacatattttttatatgaaggATCATTCAGCGTTGAATTATTTGTCCATTAATTTCCttgtttatattacaataacaatgtttgtATGGTTTCATATACAGATCATTTACTTCCTCCATATATGGCgagcaaaacatatatacaacagGTTAAGCAATTTCAATCGTACAGACAAGGAgtaagagagagagagagagagagagagagagagagttaAAGCGAAACTCGGGACTTCAAACTGCTTTTCGAaattaggaaaaatatttatttgttatccATTAAtgaattatacaaaaaatataagtaatggatattaaattatatcgaacttgatttaaattttcaattcgGAGCTCCGCGGTCATTTTCTGCGAAAACAACCCCGGATGTATGCCGGTCCACCAGTAGAAGTAATTcgtcaaattttgaattttattatcaattaaatgttgtgttctatttgtagatctaagtataaattgattgccagtaaagtgtattttttcaaaacaattaagatTCTCAAGTATTAAGTCATTAAGTtcaactgctaaattgaaattattacgcgatctacttgcagcgtagttaaagtgtaccgatttctaTCATTGTAAACTGTccacatacatccgaggttgttttcgtagaaaatggccgaggagttccgaatgtataGTTTCCTGCGTTGCCAATTTCCTGTAGCAAAGGGGAGCCGTAAACCTAGACCGCGGTAGGATATGCACAAGGTTTATCCAAAACAGTCGATATGAAACTAATAACAAAGTAATTAAACTTAACTTGTCTATTTAGATCTCAATCATTATTTCAGATTTATTGCTCAAGTTAAGAAAATCTGCTTCTATAtctaataaaacattgtatacaGAGCAATCACTGATTGATGCACTAAGTCCATGATCGCAATTGCGGgccaatatttgtatattaattaaattgcaTGAAAGTCATTGGCAACAAACTTCGTTcatgcgcgtgtgtgtgtgtgcgtgcgtgcgtgcgtgcctgcgtgcgcgtgcgtgcgtggcGAATGGTAACGCACTTGAAACGTTCTGTGAAAATCACCAAGAGATCTGCTGCAACAACTGCGTTGTCATCAATGACAGGTTAAATCATTAGTTTCACTCGTATGTTCGATTGATGTAATAGTCAATTTACATGATCAGACAGGCTTACAGTCCTCGCAAAACCCGTGAACATCTGTTCATACTTCTGTGGTTGAGTATATATTCTTAATCCAAGCTATTTTGGAAAGACATGTAACCCGGAGTTCAAATAACTGGGTTGTCCCACGGcggtaaaaataaaaaggtgaaaTTCAAGCTATTTTGGAATTTTGTCAGTCCAAAAGACATGTAACCCGGAGTTCACATAATTGGGTTTTCCAATCGCGGTACAAATAAAAAGGTGAAGGATCAATGATTCTATTGTTTCCaaagtaacgtgtgtatatattaaaacgGTACGATATTGTTTGTACCGGGGGATTAGCTTgggaaaaccagaatatttattattccGGGCTTCAACTAGTAACTCACTATTGACTAGGGGTAGGAATTATCGGCAAAGACGTTTCTCGATATTTCATCAGCGTATTGATAACAGATATTAGAAGTAATATAGTAATTTTAAATGTGACCATAAGGGAAAACTCTACcattatataagtatttatataaaacaaaatattgacaaaactgACATGAAATTAACTTAAAGGAAATATTAAAGTGCGTTCCAACGAGAAACCCATTACGTCATACAACAAGTCCCATATTGACTGGCGTGAAATTATCTTTAAGGAACTATTAAATGCGTTTAAACGACCCATTACGTCATACAAAAGGTCcctatttttaaaatcatctaTTAACTATAGACCGTTACAACAGGATCAAAATAAGCTCACAATGTTTTGATTGGGTATCATTTGGGTAATATTGCCATTCTTGAGTGTCTTGAAATTATAGGGAAATAATCACGATAagcttttattgtttaataaaatcaagGTAAAGCAAGACATTTGGCTTAATTAATAGAACTAATTCagttttttactctttttatgtTTCGAAAAATTGGGACCCggaacaaatatttacatcatTGCCATTACATGTCGATACGTATCGCTGCTGTTCCGTATTGTAGTATATCATTTTATCGATATAATCGTACTTCACTAAAGATAACTGTCATAGAGAAAGGGTTATGTCATATCAACAGCAATCCTAATAAACAAGATGTTTAAATTGAtctataaatacatgtatattggttTTTTTAAACTTCCTCGCATGCCCAGTTGCACTTTACCTCTGAACTAACCTTCTAAATTATGCACATGCCTGGGCGCACTTGATCTCTGAATTTGCCTTCTAAATTATACACATGCCAGGGCGCACTTGACCTCTGAACTTACCTTCTGAATTATGTAAGTATGAGCCATGGAATAATTTGTAGCCATTtcttatatatgttttcatgGAACTTTTGAATGTtctataataatgaaataacacCACTTATAGAAATTATCTGAAACATAACTCGAATTATTTGTCCAACCTCGATcttgtagacctattttgacAGCCGCCATATTGATTATCGATAATCCAtgcgttaaagctgcactctcacagattaaccgttttgacagctttttattttttttgtcttgaaaggggcaattttttgcgtaaatatctgcaaaccaatgttaaaagattgctgacaaaagatcagatcgcagaatttcttattttgtgttcgaaaattaatgttttatcgctaaaagcgttactaacggtttaagaaaaatgcataaaacatcaatttttgaacttaaatataaaaagctgAGATCTaatttttgtaagcagtctaaAATCACTGGTTTCCGTGCcttttcgcaaaaattgcctcgttccaaaacaaaaaattaaaacgttcaatctgtgagagtgcagctttaagagccTTATTTTCGATTATTTCAAAACGAGGCATGAATACGGTCTATACCGATGATctaataaaagttttaattcaaacattattttctcTAAATTCACATTCACAGTGATAATCTGATAGTATTGTATTTTgctgtaaacattattttcaatttgatctCAACTTAAGTGATGCACACATTCTGTTCACtgtgttttatattatgtagttactgatatttgtttcactgtttgGTTTAAACCGTTTCAAACTCGTTTCTATGTCATCATcccatgcatattatatgcaaaagatgtaaataaaacttgtaaCTTGAAACTTAATTAAATCTTTCCATTTATTGCGGCATTCTTTAACCAtgatttttggaaaatgtgACACTGGATGATTTGTCTGAGTTTCTACGAAAACCAAACTACTGTATTTATAAGGACAAGAATATATTCTTGGTATTGTCAatacaagtatttaaaatatatgttatttattttagtatttaattcataaaaaaacagtcTGTATCCATATCAAAGTCAGCAGAAAAGGGGATATTGCAGATATGCAAATTGTAAGCGTGACTGCTAACAACGGGTGTACAGCTGTAAGAGATCCAATTTCATTGGAAACGatttatgttcataaatttaGCCTCATacgtataatattttttttgtattgcgtattggacaaaaatgaaaaacccaTGACTAATAATAAGGATATGGGCCGACCCATAGAAAGCACGCGTATTTAACTAAtccagataataaaataataaataggtTTATGTATCGGTGGTTGTTTGCTTCtgaatttgatatgttttgtttaggTTTGACATTTGTGTGGcgttatgaatataaatatttgtggTGCTTACTTGCTTGtttgcttgcgtgcgtgcgtgcgtgcgtgcgtgcgtgcgtgcttgcttgcttgcgtgcgtgcttgcttgcttgctttCTTGCTTGCGTGTGTTCTTGcttgcttgcgtgcgtgcgtgcgtgcgtgcatacgtgcgtgcgtgcgttgtATGTGTGGGAGGAGGGGAATTCATCATCTAATACATgacatatttgacatttttgttcattaaacAGGTATAGGCTTAGGGTTTTGCCCCCTTTCTGCTACCAAATTTctaatatatcttaaaataagtCTTAGTCTCGTCAAATTGTCCTTAACTTTGAAGGAACATGCATTATTGTATGTTGACATTAACGTAAACGTTTAATACAAATCAGTTAGCAACTGGCTCAAATATTATTCTTAAATAGAATAACGCTTAAAGGTCTAGTTTTAGCCTTCTTTAAGTGGCCACGGACTTCCATCCAAAACTCCGGGGTACTGCACACGTTGTTTATTGGTCCTAATCGTTATTACCCTCCGTTGAGTGTTTTCATTGATAATACGCCTCTCCTTTAAGCATAGCCAGTGCAGCCCTTTTCTTCGAACACAGTCTTGATCAGctacatgtattagctaattAACAATTCATATGATGTATGAGACCTTGCTGTGACAACACTTGGAAAGTAGACCATTAATAGTGTTAATACATAGTTTCgatcatttaaagctgcactctcacagatataccgtttttacaactttttaaatttttgtcttggaaagagcaaatatttgcgtgagtatttgcaaactaatgataaaagattgttgacgaaagatcagatagcagatattgatatttccgttcaaaagttaatgttttatggcttaaacagttactgacggtttaagaaaaaatgcatagaacatcaatatttcaatttaaatataaaaatctgcgatcttattttttgtcggCATTCTTATATagctggtttccatggattttcgcaaaaattggctcgttccaggacaaaaaaacaaagttatcaccgttcagtctgtgagagtgcagctttaagatgcaTTTGTTGGGGCGGATCCGTTGTCTAGTAGTAACACatttgactgtcaatccagaggtcgcaggttcgattcacCGCCGCACCACTAAgcaaatactaatcgtcttcgtGTATGGACCTTAAATTGGGGTCCCGCGTGACAGTGTGCTTTACACTGCTATGCACATTAAAGAACTAGGGTAGCATTAACCAGTTAAATTCTGTCTGTGCGCTATACTccaaaaaaacttaaattacTAACAATcctatcggagcactcgccaaATGGGAAATGCCCGAGTGCgaatataaataagcttacacaccaccaccagATACATTTGTGCTCCTGGAGGACCTCTTTTACTATAACTGCATAGCGTAAGTGTTAAATTTAGCCCCGTTCTTTGAAAGTAGTGTGATTATTAAGTGTCTTGTCCTCGATCTTAGAGACTTCTAAACAAAGAATATGGCTAAAGCAATACTGGGGGTCGTTGTCAGTGTTTTACCTATTATTAAGGTCAAATACTTTAGAGGCATATTTTACTTTTTCGGGTGTTTGCTTTCCGAATCTTGTGAGAACGAAAGATGACTTTCGCATATTCGCTATGACACTTTAatatgcactctcacagacataccatttttacaacttttttgtcttggaaagagcaaatgtttgcgttaatatctgcaaaccaatgatataagactgctgacaaaaatcagatcgtagattttcatatttccgttcgaaaattaatgttttatggcgttactaacggtttaaggaaaatgcataaaacatcaaattttgaacttaaatataaaaatagattttcgcaaaaattggctcgtttcaagacaaaaaataaaaagttgtttattttgttatttatacacattttaataagaaaacaatagcCTTTCAAATGATAGTAAAGTTTCAGAAGGTACGCCATTGAATTTGTTACTTCACTGATAATAACAAGCTTAACTAATATGTATGTGAGTTCAAATATTTGACTTCTGAAATAATTGACGTTACTGTCAAATGGGGACAATTGAATGATAAACACAGGTTTTAAACTCTTTCATTTTTAAGCACGTATGATAATTTAATGTTAGTTACTTTTTGAACGGCCCAAGCTACTGCGTtctcttaaaatatgtttcagttaCATTCTTTACATCTTTACGTTTTACATCGGCAGTGTAAATTGTCATCCagtacattatttttgttaaccAAAAGGCTtaaattttggataaaaaatggCAGGATATGGAGGTTACGTTTCCGCATATGGTTATGGTGGTTCCGTGGTGGGGATGGGGCCTTCAATGAGACGGGGTGAGACGTTACTATGTATGAATCATCGCAGTGGTTCCGTGGTGGGGGTGGGGCCTTCAATGAGACGGGGATGAGACGTTACTCCGCGTATTGTATTCTACTTCTATTTACTTAAAACCCACAAAACTTGTAAATCGTAGTGTCGTCAAATCTCCGAGCTCGTGGAGGATAAAGGAAGGTAGCAAGTTCACGatttctttttagtttttactgaaatgtttcaatatttcagttcaaaataGTATTACTAATTATTTACTAACTCATAAGAACCGCCAACACTAATAATGCGAACCAACAAGACTGATTTCATTTGCGACAAACGGCGGATTTCTTCGGATACGGCGATTTGCTTGAATCTGGATGAGATCGATCAGTGACTACTCAGGGAATCTCATGTGACTGGTTTCGACTGATTGATGACTAGTTGCCAATCGTGAATGCTTGAAGGGTCATTTGCAAAACCTTTCATACACGTGAACCCCTCAATTGGCTTTCATTTCGCCAAAAAGAGGTCGTATCGCGGCCGCAATGTTGGAGTGAATAGGAATGACGTTGGTTCGAAGTTAGTAGtggtccggttagcgcagtggttagcgcactcgcttctcacctagaagacccgggttcgattcccggcctgggtgcatgtgaatttggtttgtggtcaccaagccggacaagtgggtttcctccggattttccggtttcccccacaacacaagaccacacgtaatgtcgtgccaacgagagtcaTTATTATAATgctgttataacttgtttcacaatcattgtaaaataaatatgtttaaaccaaggTTATCAATCATGAAGAACGAACATATTGCCAACATAAAAACATCATCTAATATATTGAATCAAgcacattttaatttcattttaacatgtgAATGTTCCCAATAAATAACGCAGAATTATGGCACAAATGTGGCGCACTTCTTTTAAATCCCGTTATGATATTATGTCGATTAACACGATTTTGGGATTAAACTCGATCGATTTAACCGATGTAACCAATGTAACAAGATGTTACACAGAggataaaaacacacactttttaaaaaacaacacatttgtaacattttgttaCTAATGTAACCACATTACTCTGATCAGATGCCGACCTGAAACgagttttagttatttttttgttttgaaaaaaatgcaaccAATGTCACCGCATTATATAAACCCGTACGCCACAGAGAAAACATTGACCAAGCTTAAACATCGGTGTCATAGAGGCTTTGAGTAGTAACCATTTCAGCTACAATCTGGGCTCTGAAGAACTGAATgtcaatgtattatttattttttaaaaagtgcgTGTGTATTTTCAGGCCGGCATCtgatcaggccccaatttctcaaaacttcttaagtcctttataacaggattaagctcaactcactatttttgttattctatattatgcgttatatttacttcttcaaaagtttttataaattatataagaaaaatctgtatgctTATTAGAagaaccatttttcatttatcaaatccattattagtatgtatttggGCTAATTGAAAtgagcgacttaagcctgttaagcttaagaagtttcgagaaattagggccaGAGTTCATCTAAAATTTCTAGgcattaattaaattgaaaattcaagaacattataaacaaaagtagacaaatacaaatgaaatattaaaatatcatagTTTATGTTGATGAATCAAGAGAACCAtgcaaaaaaactaaattacCAAACAATGAAGTACTGGACTAACATACATCTGCATGTAATAACATACTTTGATTTCAGTAAAACATTCTGTTTGTGTCTATAAGAATGTTTACATCCAATTATGAGACAACCATTTCCGTTTCAGTGATAAGATCTAT from Mya arenaria isolate MELC-2E11 chromosome 7, ASM2691426v1 carries:
- the LOC128239975 gene encoding uncharacterized protein LOC128239975; the protein is MMEARLLLCCLVLGGLVGTMEQALLQINERQDKTPERTSDQKGLSSTKEDETSVGLSKDMLPLKTYTKLIGTKNPKSTLDKAEKRVIRSNYLAFNNSTGNKKCEMEMSRFSLDYFMYSIQRYESNYVFLGLRQANSSSGITIRSKPDVINGDIWIWTFWGKDGAQEFLRWPIEFGIWSMGILYQSVLRHPKVLSVTLKRVSGDCSNLTVGNKDDDLAISNALNGITLALMSNLSDGEKYGPSYYCYTRKRNITEYMKVICENIVCPFEGIEQVCCDYRFNKTKMERNVICPEYEFMYDTISWMVPIMLAIVLFVYFPILLFFVAYKIFDDPRSTYVPPSLTVQSFKGSDDGCQEEELDGCHTSKMYLLEG